A window from Setaria italica strain Yugu1 chromosome VIII, Setaria_italica_v2.0, whole genome shotgun sequence encodes these proteins:
- the LOC101768489 gene encoding GTP-binding protein SAR1A has translation MSFLVDWLFDVLASLGFWQKEAKILFLGLDNSGKTTLLHMLKDETLTQHAPTQHPTSEELSIGRINFRAFDLGGHRIARRVWKDYYAKVDAVVYMVDAADGGRLAESRAELAGLLSDDALASVPFLVLGNKIDVPWAAAERDLAYYLGLAGCTTGKGTIDLAGVRPVEIFMCSVVRKMGYGEGFRWMSQYIK, from the exons ATGTCGTTTCTGGTGGACTGGCTCTTCGACGTGCTGGCGTCCCTGGGGTTCTGGCAGAAGGAGGCTAAGATCCTCTTCCTCGGCCTCGACAACTCCGGCAAGACCACCCTGCTCCACATGCTCAAGGACGAG ACGTTGACCCAGCACGCGCCGACGCAGCACCCTACGTCGGAGGAGCTGAGCATCGGGCGGATCAACTTCAGGGCCTTCGACCTCGGCGGCCACCGGATCGCGCGCCGCGTCTGGAAGGACTACTACGCCAAGGTCGACGCCGTGGTCTACATGGTggacgccgccgacggcggccgcctcgccgagtcgagggcggagctcgccgggCTCCTGTCGGACGACGCGCTGGCCAGCGTGCCGTTCCTCGTGCTGGGGAACAAGATTGACGtcccgtgggcggcggcggagcgcgaTCTGGCGTACTACCTCGGCCTCGCTGGCTGCACCACCGGCAAGGGCACCATCGACCTCGCCGGCGTGCGGCCGGTGGAGATCTTCATGTGCAGCGTCGTGCGCAAGATGGGGTACGGCGAGGGGTTCAGGTGGATGTCGCAGTACATCAAGTAG